gatatataatataagaatcagtggtgtgggtggtgtgggtgggggtagggtggtgtgtgtgtgtggtgtgtgtggtgtggtgtgtgtgtggtgggatggggggtgggaaagagagagagagagggagggggaggggggaagagaaagagaggagagggagggggagggggagagaaagagagagagagagggagggggagggggggaagagaaagagagagagagagggagggggaggggggaagagagaagagagagggaggggggagagaaagatgagagagagagagagagagaaaaggagggacagGAAAACAGACAATGATATTAGATGTTCTACCAAATATTTGTTAATTTGGCAGTATATAGCATATCACTGCAACATTTGCTAATGATTGtacattaattgttttttatttcaatatccaGACCAATCAGAGATCCTCAGAAAGACCACATCTATCTCCAGCTTTGGTAAGTAAACTGATAATCATTAAGTTCAACTTCTGGccttattatatgataaatatttggttttatttgaaGCTTAGTTTGTTAAGTGTTCTGAATTGCTTTTGTTTacgtgataatgttaatgattttttttttctttctttctttcttcttctctgtctttctttgttttattttgctctgTCTCCCtgctttttttaatcattatcttcatctttttcatctacTTCTCCATATCTTCTGCCTCTTCCtactcatcattatcttcctcctcctcttcatactcCTTTTATTCTTgctcttcactttcctctcctacttcctcctcatcctcatcctcctcttaccCATCCTCcctgtactaaaaaaaaaaaaaaaaaagctttcccatAAATACAAATTTCGCTCTCATCATCAAAAGCACTGTCGTCAGATACTCTTTCCAGGCAAAATGGCGAAGATGAACTCTCATGGCTATTTGAACCCAAATTAGCCACTATTCACTTCCCAAGAGTTCTGCCAATTGCAACCCTCAGCATTCCCATTATGGTAAAGGTTCATCTAGTTGTGTGACTCCTGAGGTTCAACATGTGGCTTCCACTATGAATGAAATGCAGGGTTAGGGTACTAAGAGCTTATTGGCAGTAAAGaataaattttctttccttttcctcttctttcaggAAGTTATTGAGACGGAGTTTGATGGATGGTACGAATTTCAGAGTACAGCCGATGCAGATATATTCAATTCGGACTTGGAGTCAGTTAAAGTACACTTATCAGGGCCACGTTACCTGTTCCTCGGATTTGGGCGAACAACAGCAGGCTTATGATGAGTTTCTGTTGTGCCTTTTTCAGCATCATACTTCTGCTTTGGTAAACAGTGTGGtgctttatataaacatttagttATTCAACTTTATAAGACTCAAGTGATTTGATTGAATTAAGTGTAAAAGTTGTTTGTTTTTCACAGGCACTTACAAGAATATCTCTAGGAATTTCAGCCTAATACCATTTAACATAAATTTAcactcaaatatgtatatacactttttttttttttttttttttttttctttctttctttttagtgtgtgtgcatgagtgtgtgtgtgtgcgtgcatgtgcgtgtgtgcatgtgcgtgtgtgcgtgtgcgtgtgcgtgtgtgtgtgtgtctgtctgtctgtctgtctgtgtgtctgtgtgtctgtgctgtgGTGTGCATGCATCTGTGcttattattttacctttatatttttatatataccttttctccatttttggtAAATTCTTTCTAGGTGGATAATGGAAATGGACTTTGGCAAGGCAAACTACCAGCACATCTGACAGCTTTAAGCACACAGTTAAGAATTCTACATGGTGTAAGAAAGGACGCACAGCTCATCTCATGGTGCAAAGCGGCTGCCCAGCTTCCAATCGTTGATGCGGTTTATGTACATTCTCTGGTTAAGGATATTCAGATCAAGATGGTAGCTACTTCATTCAGTGAGGAGGATCTGGCTTTCCTTCAAGACACTTTGACAATGATTATagagaaatatgaagagagaATAAGATGTCTGGACAGCAGTTTCCCATTCTCTAATGCAGATTCTGAGGGACAGTTAATGGCTGTGCTCAAgtaagatatttaaaatttaaccaTAGTATCATCCtgaatacttattatatatatatatatatgtgtgtgtgtgtgtgtgtgtgtgtgtgtgtgtgtgtgtgtgtgtgtgtgtgtgtgtgagtgagtgcagtatatagagtagatagacatgaatatagataaagaaagacacctgtatttatttaatttcctacTGACTTATTCAGACAGCATAGTTGcatgtagatagagatatatatacaatattaataagagATGTGGCAGATACTCCACATAAGGAAATCCGAGGAGTATGCATATTAGGCAGAGTTCCTAGTGTGTCTGTTTCTCACAGGGAAAAGATTATCATAGATTAATGATTCAGAAGCAATATTAGGTTGATGGGTATCAGTTTTCTTGTGACAGATTGACCGTTAACAATGTGGCATGAATACTAAACACATTTCAGGTCTTACTGGACATAAGTATTAATGAAGGCTTGTTCGTGGGAGACCAATGTGTACTTAAACATCCATATatgcaaagtgtgtgtgtgtgtgtgtgtgtgtgtgtgtgtgtgtgtgtgtgtgtgtgtgtgtgtgtgtgtgtgtgtgtgtgtgatctatatttctctcccttttcccaactAAGTACTAGTTTATATATAGATTCAGTAATTATAaacaatttagatttttttttctgtatacacCATGCAATTATCATTTAAAACTTCTCATTCTCGTTAACTAGTTATGCCATACTGTTATTCCCTTTTATatgaaatactgataatagttTTCTCGCACAGGACTCTGGGTGATATTCACCGACATCCCAAAACCCAAATGTTGATCTACCAGTCAGGGCAACCACTTGTTCATGAAGGTGTGGCAGAGGCATTGATAACTTTTGGTTGCAATTGGTACGTACATTTGAGAAAGTAGATAACAGTTATGCAATGATTATTAATTACTTGAACGTCAtccttattttatttctcttgctctggctctctctctctctctctctctctctctctctctctctctctctctctctctctctctctctctctctctctctctctctctctctctcttcttttcttttttttttttttttttttttttttttttttttttttttttttttgtgtgtgtgtgtgtgtgtgtgtgtgtgtgtgtgtgtgtgtgtgtgtgtgtgtgtgtgtgtgtgtgtgacagattaGTTTTCCATTTTCCAGGTCTTTAAGATCAAACAGATATTGCAGttagaatatatgttttttattatcattaagtatGAATCAAAGAATAAGCAATTCTTGGCAGTTGAATGAATAGTTAACAGGTAGTGCTCATTCTGTAAGATAAGTTACATTAACTTTAAAATCAGGAATACTGACTCTTAGAAGTAgaagagtgaaatatatatatagaatttgtgtgtgcgtgtgtgtgtctgtgcgtgtgtgtgtctgtgtgtgtgcgtgtctgtgtgtctgtgtatgtgtgtggggggcacACCTGTATGTATACTTTACTAATAATTTTTCCCCACATTAGgttgaaagagatggagaagtcAACATTATTGCTTGCAAGCAGTCCAGTTGACCAAATCAAAGCTGCATTAGCTTTGACAAATGAAGTTTTGGGGCTACTTGGAGAGCCTTTGGCATTTTATGATAGACTTTTCCAGAAGTGAGTACAGgtgattttgaatatatatatatatatatatatatatatatatatatatatatatatatatatatatatatataatgcttttcattgatgttattaatgaAGGTAATATTTAATTTAAGATAAAACCTTTTGATGCAACCTAACTGTATACACAAAATTGTACGAAAAATAAATATTCTCTGTGAAAGTCAAAATTACTCTTTCCGAGTGAAGTGAGCAAATAAACAGAACTTTTGATAAAGGAGATAATTATAAGGTATGATTATCTTaccttttcatatacatatatttgattgCGTTAACATATGGtttcatataccttttttttttttggcttcttctTCAGAGAAATGAAAATTCACTGCTACAGGCAAGTTTATGAAAGCTTAGTAAGAGAAATGATATCATCTTTGGAGCCGGTCCTTACCCACATATGCAAGAGGCTTCTCAAAGAGCCAGACACAGGTTCGTTGAAATAAGATGCGtaggatgaaaatttttttgtgatcCAAGAATAGTTTTGCAGGGGATATGAGTCTCAGTTGTCGAGTCCAAGGCTgtgcatgtttctctctctctctctctctctctctctctctctctctctctctctctctctcctttctttctttttttctttcttttttttctttttttctttttcttttcttttcttttttcttttttcttttttctttctttcttttttcttcttttcttttcttttcttttcttttcttttcttttcttttttgctttctttctttctttttctttttctttccttctttctttctttttttcattccttttcatgATGTAGATAAATAAGACAGATAATACACAAGTATTTGTAGACTatgtaatgaaaaagaaattgaataCTATTATTCCTTCCCCAACTGGGGTTCATACTGACATTTGCAAAATTACTTTCCAGAATATGCAATATGCAAGACATGCACACCACAGCTAGATTAGGTTTTTGCAATACAAATGTCATAGTATGATAGCTTGATTGTATATATTCTAGAGTATATAGGTTCAAATCCTTGTTGGGAAAATTAATgactttaaaattatttctttcttaCAGGTGAGAATGCTGAAGAAATGTCTTATGATTTTGGCCTTGGATCTAATCTTCTAAAAGTATACACCAACCTCTGCCAGATAAATTtgtgagtttctctctctctctctctctctctctctctctctctctctctctctctctcttttcttcttcttcttcttcttctttttttttttttttttttttttttttttttttttttttttttttttttttttttgacattgcaTCTCAGTAGTTCtctttgaaatatatatagtagtaattcATATGTGTTAATTGTCAATGCATCAAAAGGAATTTAGCATTTAGTCTCACTGATCACATCATGGAATATCTTGTGATAACCAGGGACTATTCATTTCCAAAgcaagtcttaaaaaaaaaaaaaaatgacgtgaaTAGATCATCTATTTATACTTTTACAATATCTATTTTGCTCCTTACAGCCTTGGCAGAAGATCGGAATCTGCGACTAATGAGACAGGTATTGAGTCGCATCACCAGTGGTTCATCCCAGCTGTACACCATTGGCTCGCCTACACTAACAACTTGGCTTTGCAGTGTGTGGAGAAAGCAGTTGAGAAAGATTCTTTTACGAGAATGAGTGACCATTGCCTCTTTAGTGCGTCAGCTACAGATACAGCATCCCTGTTTCATAATGTAAGATGAGATGGTGGGGGAAGCATTCTAATGGCTTTACTAGactttttaatgatgataataataataatagtaatgataattttgataattttgatgataatagtaataatgtgtaTCTGTagcttatatttaaatatagattcgACAGACAGTTGTTTCATTCATAATTTTCAGTGTGTTGATTAATCGTACAAAGTGTAAAATTATATCATGTCTGTtggcattataattatatacattttctctGTTCCTTATGTTCCCACAGGTTAAGGTCTGGTGGCATAAAATCGCATGGGATGATCAGACAACCAATGACTTGATTCCAGTCAGGATTTTAGAAGACCAGTGCAATGTTGCTAAACATTACTGTCACCTTATGTTTGATATCATGGACTCTGCCCTCGAGAACAATGAGGGGCGATTATGGATTGGGGCAAAGGTACCaaaataatttgttttgtttactatGATATCTTTGAAATGTAAAATGTAGTATGTACACAATATGGGTTagaatcattatattaatattcttgtCTCATTTTTTTATCTAGATCCCAGTGGTTGTGGCCAATATGGAATACATTAATAAAGAAGTAGGTAAACTGCCAAAAACTTTTGGTTTAGACTCTCTGAAGAATGGAAATGATAGTACAGTGAAAAATCTGATTGAAAATGTTCAGGAGACAATAAACCTTTGGATAAATCAATACCTGGAAGCAGTTTTAATGAAGGTGAGTTGTATTAGATTCTTTTAGAGTTGATCACTGTAATAATTTGCATTATCTTTTAGTTGTGATATCAGGTTATGCTTGTTATACCTAAAGTTTAAATGAAGAGGCTACAGTATGTGTCTCTGATTTATTTGCCGTCACCCTATCGTTTTTCACTACCTGTtgctacactcactcactctctctttctccctccctccctctccctctctctctttctcccctctctctctctctctctttttctcccctctctctctctccctttttctcccctctctctctctccctctctctctctctcctctctctctctctctctctctctctctctctctctctcagttatgAATTAATCATCTGATGTATCTTTCAGGTGAAACCTACTATCAAAACATCACTAGACAACGCATGTGAAAGTGGTGATATTTCAGATCTTTTAAATGATTTGTTGGATCCAGCTCTTAGTGTGCTGTGCAATGACCTCCCAAGATCACACTTTCTTAGCTTTTTGGCCAGCCTTTGGGACTGCATTGTTCTAAT
The Penaeus monodon isolate SGIC_2016 chromosome 9, NSTDA_Pmon_1, whole genome shotgun sequence DNA segment above includes these coding regions:
- the LOC119576815 gene encoding protein unc-13 homolog 4B-like, translated to MDGTNFRVQPMQIYSIRTWSQLKYTYQGHVTCSSDLGEQQQAYDEFLLCLFQHHTSALVDNGNGLWQGKLPAHLTALSTQLRILHGVRKDAQLISWCKAAAQLPIVDAVYVHSLVKDIQIKMVATSFSEEDLAFLQDTLTMIIEKYEERIRCLDSSFPFSNADSEGQLMAVLKTLGDIHRHPKTQMLIYQSGQPLVHEGVAEALITFGCNWLKEMEKSTLLLASSPVDQIKAALALTNEVLGLLGEPLAFYDRLFQKEMKIHCYRQVYESLVREMISSLEPVLTHICKRLLKEPDTGENAEEMSYDFGLGSNLLKVYTNLCQINFLGRRSESATNETGIESHHQWFIPAVHHWLAYTNNLALQCVEKAVEKDSFTRMSDHCLFSASATDTASLFHNVKVWWHKIAWDDQTTNDLIPVRILEDQCNVAKHYCHLMFDIMDSALENNEGRLWIGAKIPVVVANMEYINKEVGKLPKTFGLDSLKNGNDSTVKNLIENVQETINLWINQYLEAVLMKVKPTIKTSLDNACESGDISDLLNDLLDPALSVLCNDLPRSHFLSFLASLWDCIVLILQIKLKDESKMRKNDYFEQMSYVLNEIFKCFTPSTDFGLNVRAKTPGYMSLVQELELLKLDSNELISHYYQDRWKEQQDQQETTATLVVRAQFSESGKLNVSVIMADDKAAAEENGKIITALPSYYVKLELIPEDWSLRRSEKTQALREIPATFDEDFVFENLEDNDIEKGFLVLRLVEQHVIHSNILIGEAVIPLAHIHKNSDDIKNMYLHLDTPCLDSVARNLQILNYRRRESTAYDFLKKLEKRYPETKKHFRNLQT